In Aminivibrio sp., the following are encoded in one genomic region:
- a CDS encoding GTP-binding protein yields the protein MAKEKFERSKPHLNIGTIGHIDHGKTTLTAAITKCLATSNYA from the coding sequence ATGGCGAAGGAGAAATTTGAGAGGTCCAAGCCGCATTTGAACATCGGAACCATCGGTCACATTGACCACGGGAAGACGACGTTGACGGCGGCGATCACGAAGTGTCTGGCCACGTCGAACTATGCTG